TAATTGAGGCAGTTTTGGATAAGCAAACGCGCTATTTGGTTTTGGATGCGCCTTCGGTTATTGGATTTCTTGGTGTTGGGGATGAGCCTACGCCACTTCGTCCTGATGAGGTTAAGCGGCTATTGGAGCCTGAGCAAGAAATAGAAAGAAAAATGGTTACAAAAGCACCGTTCGAAGTTGGTGGTGCGGTAAAGATTATAGATGGACCGTTTAATTCTTTGACTGGCGTAATTCAAGAAGTGAATGCGGAAAAAATGAAGGTCAAGGTATTGATAAATTTCTTTGGTAGAAGCACGCCGACTGAAGTGGATTTCTCTCAGGTTAAATTAGTGACCGCATAAAGTTTGCTGCTAAATTTTTACAACACGTTTATTAAGAGTTTGGTTTTTCGTAATGGCAAAGAAAATTGTAGGGTATATTAAGTTGCAAATTCCTGCAGGTGGCGCAAATCCCGCACCGCCAGTAGGTCCTGCCCTTGGTCAAAAGGGTGTCAATATTATGGAGTTTTGTAAGCAGTTTAATGCAAAAACTCAACCCCAGGCAGGAATGATTATACCGGTAGTTATTACGGTATTTTCTGATAAGTCATTTACTTTTGTTACCAAAACACCGCCAGCATCTATTCTCTTGATCAAAGAGGCGAAGTTGCAGAAAGGTTCGAGCGAGCCAAATAGAAACAAAGTTGGCAAAGTTACAAAAGAGCAGGTTCGTAAAATCGCTGAGCTGAAAATGCCTGACTTGAATGCGAATACAGTAGAAGCAGCTGAGCGCATGGTTGAGGGAACGGCTCGCAGTATGGGAATTACGATCGAAGGATAACCGATTATAAAATCTTTTTTGTGGGAGGCGCGGCACACCTTTAGTATTTGGTGTGACTGCGTCAAACTTTTTTACCACATTTTAAAGTAAAACCATGGCAGGAAAAAAATATCAAGCAGCTCTTCAGAAGGTTAAAAGCGGAGAAGCGCTTTCAATTGAAGATGCAGTTGCAAGGATTAAGGAAATTACCACTGTTAAGTTTGATGCAACAGTGGACGTCGCGATGAATCTCGGTGTTGATCCAAAGCATGCTGATCAAATTGTTCGTGGAACGGTAATGTTGCCGCATGGGCTTGGTAAAACAGTTCGGGTTCTTGTGATGTGTAATGCGGCAAAAGAGGAAGAGGCTAGGCTGGCAGGCGCAGATCATGTTGGTCTTGCTGAGTATGTGGAAAAGATTCAGGGCGGCTGGACAGATGTTGATGTTATCGTTGCTACGCCTGATGTGATGGGCGAAGTTGGTAAATTGGGTAAGATTCTTGGCCCAAGAGGGTTGATGCCAAATCCGAAGTCGGGTACGGTGACAATGGATGTTGCAAAAGCTGTGAATGAGTCTAAAGCTGGCCGAATTGAGTTCCGTGTGGATAAGGCTGGAAATATGCACGCTCCGGTTGGAAAGGTCTCGTTTGACAATCAAAAGCTGGTTGAAAATGCAAAAGCTTTTATTTCTGCAATTATGAGAGCGAAGCCTTCTGCAGCAAAAGGTCAATATGTGAAAAGCATATACCTTTCAAGCACGATGTCTCCGAGCATTCAAATTAATAAAGAGGTAGCTGTTTAATTCTTAACCAGAAAAAGTCATGAATCGGGAAGAAAAAAGCGAGATTATCCAAAGTGTTGCTGAAAAGCTGAGCAAAGCGCAAGGTGTGTATTTGACTGAATTTAGTGGGTTGACTGTGTCGGAGATTTCAGACTTGCGCAAACAGTTTCGCGAAAAAGATATAGAGTATAAAGTTGTTAAAAATACTTTAATCAAAAAGGCGTTAGCGCACACAAAAATATCGGACAAATTAGCTGATGGGTTGAAAAATACCACAGCAGTTGCGTTTGGATACGACGATCCAATTGCTCCGGCAAAAATTATTAAAAAATATAGCGACGGGAATGAGAAGCTGAAGTTTAAAATGGCTTCAGTAGATGGAACAATATTTGAAGCAGGTCAGCTCGACCAGCTTTCAAATATGCTGAGTAAGACTGAAAATATTGGCAGAATTGCAGGCACTATTAATAATGTGATTTCTGGTGTGCCTGGAACTGTTAATGCTGTGATGCGCAATTTGGTATCTGCATTGGAGCAAATTGCAAAGCAAAAAGCAGCTTAAGAATTTACGCACTCAATGGATTAGCTTCTCAGCCTTGTTAATAGAAACTTTTTAACACGCAAAAAAGAGGAAAGAAAAGCAATGGCTTCAATTGATGAACTTGTAGAGGAAATAGGAAAATTAACACTAACAGAGGCATCTGAGCTTGTAAAAGCACTCGAGGAAAAATTTGGCGTAAGCGCAGCTCCCGTTATGGTAGCTGGTGGGGCAATGCCGGGCGCTGCCGGCGCTGCTGAAGCTCCAGCTGAAGAAAAAACCGAGTTTGATGTTGTTCTCAAATCTGCTGGTGCAAGCAAGATCAACGTGATCAAAGTTGTTCGTGCTGCCACAGGCCTTGGTTTGAAAGAAGCAAAAGCAGTTGTTGACGAAGCACCAAGCACCGTCAAAGAAGCAATGCCGAAAGCAGACGCTGAAAAGCTCGTCAAAGAGCTGAAAGAGGCTGGTGCTGAAGCAGAAATGAAATAAGTGGGTTTTCCAAAGTTGAGATTGCCAAAATGGGCAAGGTTCCGCTATATCTAAGGCTTAGCGGAGCTTTGTCCTTTGGTGTTTCGATTTGTTTATGTGCGAAATATGGTTTCGCCTTTGGCACGTTTGGGCTAAGAAAGTTATAAGGGTTGGTATTACGAGTGTCGTTATTTCTTCATAATTTGATAAAGTTTTGTTTCCTGAAGAGGTTTCTCTCCTGTTTTTTCAAAACGACTCTCTCAATTGACAAAAAGTGAGGCTACCGTGAAAGCAGCGCAAAAGAAGAAGATGCAGCGGGTTTCTTTCGCTAAAATCCCCAAAGTTATTGAACCTCCTGATTTATTAAAAGTACAATTAAGTTCATACCGAAGTTTTCTTCAAGATGACTTGCCTTCCGATCAAAGAAATGATCAAGGGTTGGAGCGGGTCTTAAGAAGCACTTTTCCGATTACAGATACACGCGGCCTGTTTTTACTTGAGTACATCAGCTATTCCATCGACAAACCGAAGTACACGGTTGAGGAATGTATCGAAAGAGGATTAACCTACGATGTATCGCTCAAAACACGATTGAAGCTTTCCTACAAGGATGAACCTGAAGAGGTGGATTGGAAAGAAACGATCGTGCAAGATGTGTATTTGGGAAAAATCCCATACATGACAGAGCGCGGCACCTTTATCATCAATGGTGCTGAACGCGTGATTGTTGCACAGTTGCACCGTTCTCCTGGTGTGGTCTTTAGCGAAGCCACGCATCCGAACGGCAAGAAGATGTACTCGGCGAAAATTGTTCCGCTTCGCGGTTCATGGATTGAGTTCCAAACGGATATTAACAATCAGCTTTTTGTCTACATCGATCAAAAAAAGAAATTTCTTGCGACTTCGCTTCTTCGCGCAATTGGTTTTCCAAGAGACGAAGATATTCTAAGAGTTTTTGATTTGGTAGAAACGCTGCCGGTTGATCCGAACAGCGAAAACGAGCATCTGATTGGGCGATATCTTGCGTCTGATATTATCGATATGGCAACTGGTGAAGTCATCAGTGCAAGAACCTCGATCGGTGAAGACGAAGTGCAAAAGATTATTGAGGCAGGCATTCAACGGGTCAAGGTCAGCCGGACAGAAAAAGAAACTAAGCTTGACAAATCCGTTATTACCACAACGCTTCTAAAAGATAAAGCCTCAACGGAAGAAGAAGCGTTGGAAATGATTTATCAAGAACTTCGTGCTAACGAAGCGCCTGATATTGAGTCGGCTCGTGGATTATTGGAGCGCACTTTTTTCAATTTGAAAAAGTATGATTTGGGCGATGTAGGCCGTTATAGAATCAACAAAAAGCTCCGTTATGAACTGGCCGATATTCAGAAGTTCGTCAAGCAAATGCCTGATCTTGATGAAATTTCAAAAGGCATTGAAGACAGAATCGCGCGATTGGTCTATGAGGTGGATGGCAAACCTTTAGATAGTGACGTAACTGTTCTGACACACTACGACATCATTTCCATCATCCTGTATCTGATTAAGCTGCTAAATGGCAAAACAGAAGTGGATGATGTCGATCACCTTGCAAACCGTCGTGTTCGAACCGTCGGCGAGCAGCTTTCTGCGCAGTTCCTGGTTGGGCTGGCCAGAATGGCAAAAAATGCCAAAGAAAAGTTGAATGCACGCGATGCGGAAAAAATAACGCCGGGCGATCTGGTGAATGCAAGAACTGTTTCCAGTGTGATTTCCAGCTTTTTCGCGACAAGCCAGCTGTCTCAGTTCATGGATCAAACCAATCCGTTGGCAGAGCTCACCAACAAACGCCGCGTTTCAGCGCTTGGCCCAGGCGGTTTGACAAGAGAACGCGCCGGCTTTGAAGTGCGTGACGTGCACTACACGCACTATGGTCGCCTCTGTCCAATTGAAACGCCTGAAGGCCCGAACATCGGTTTGATTTCGTCGTTCTGTATTTTCGCGGAAGTCAACGACAAAGGGTTTATCGAAACGCCATATCGGCCTGTAAAAGAAGGTCAAGTTCAAGACGAAGTATTGTTCTTATCCGCAGAGGATGAGGAAAGTAAAGTGACCGTCCCTGTCAACGTAAAACTGGATGCTAATAATAAGATTGCATTAGAAACTGTGCAAGCGCGTCGCAAAGGGGACTATCCAGTGGTTGAGGCTGAGGAAGTAGACTACATCGACGTGGCGCCGAACCAGATCGTTAGTGCTGCGGCATCGTTGATTCCGTTCTTGGAGCACGACGATGCAAACCGCGCACTCATGGGTTCGAACATGCAGCGCCAAGCTGTTCCGCTTCTGATTTCCGACTCGCCATATGTTGGCACGGGCTTAGAAGAAAAAGTCGCTCGCGATTCTCGCACGATTATCGTCGCCGAAGGGCCTGGTGTTGTCGAGAAAGTTACCGCGCACACCGTCACCATTCGTTACGATAAAAAAGTGGATGACGACAATATCGAAGGCTCGTTGCTTGATACGGAAGAGACGATCAAATCTTATCCGATGATCAAGTTTAGCCGTTCAAACCAAGACACTTGCATTAACCAAAAGCCAATCGTTTCGAAAGGTCAGCGCGTCAAAAAAGGTGATGTGCTCGCCGATGGTTCTTCAACCGAACACGGCGAATTGGCTCTTGGCAAAAACGTGCTCGTTGCCTTCATGCCTTGGCGCGGCTATAACTTTGAAGATGCTATCGTTTTGAGCGAGCGTCTGGTTTATGACGATGTCTTTACTTCGATTCACATTCACGAGTTTGAAGCAACCGTTCGCGATACGAAACGCGGCGAGGAGCAATTCACCCGTGATATTTACAACGTCAGTGAAGAAGCGCTCCGAAATTTGGACGAAAACGGCATTATTCGTGTCGGCGCAGAGGTAAAAGAAAAAGATATTTTAATTGGAAAAATCACGCCGAAAGGGGAGACCGATCCAACGCCGGAAGAAAAATTGCTTCGTGCAATTTTCGGTGAAAAGTCCAGCGATGTGAAAGATGCGTCTTTGCATGTTCCTCCTGGAATGAAAGGCGTTGTGATTAAAACCAAGCTTTTCAGCCGAAAGAAAAAAGTCGGTGTTGATAATAAAGTAAAGCTTGAAAAGCTCGAAAAATTCTTTGCTCGCAAGGAGAATGAGCTTAAGGAAAAATTCCTTACCCGATTAGAGCATTATCTCGGTGGAAAAGAATCCATTGGGGTTAAAACGCTCTCCGGCGATGTTGAAATTCGCAGAGGAAATGTTTTCAGCAAGGCCAATCTCGAGCCGCTGGTTTCTATTCCAAGACTTGAGAAAATAGACGCCGATCACGGTTTTGTGGAAGCCGCGAAATTGAATGGGACGGTAAAGCGGTTAATTCAAGAGTACCGGATGCGTCACAAGTCGTTGCAAGATGAATACGACAACGAACGCTATAAGCTCAATGTTGGCGACGAGCTTCAGCCCGGAATTGAAGAACTGGCAAAAGTCTATATCGCTCAGAAGCGAAAGATTCAGGTTGGCGATAAAATGGCCGGACGACACGGCAACAAAGGTGTCGTCGGAAAAGTCGTGCCGGTTGAAGACATGCCGTTTATGGCGGATGGCACACCGGTCGACATCGTGCTCAACCCGCTCGGCGTGCCGAGTCGTATGAACATCGGGCAGCTGTTTGAAACCTCGCTCGGTTGGGCGGCTTCAAAGCTCGGCGTGAAGTTTGCAACCCCGATTTTCGATGGCGCAACTTATGCCGAAGTTCAGCAAAAACTGAAGGACGCCGGCCTTCCCGTTCATGGCAAAATTAAGCTTCATGACGGACGCACAGGCGAGCCGTTTGATGACGAAGTCACCGTTGGTTACATCTACATGATGAAACTCAGTCACCTTGTAGATGATAAAATTCACGCGCGTTCAACCGGTCCATACTCGCTCATTACGCAGCAGCCGCTTGGCGGTAAGGCGCAGTTTGGCGGTCAGCGTTTCGGTGAAATGGAAGTCTGGGCACTTGAGGCTTACGGTGCATCGCACATTTTGCAGGAAGTATTGACTGTAAAATCCGACGATGTCAGTGGCCGAACCAGAACTTACGAGGCCATCGTCAAAGGGCAAAACTTACCCGACCCGAACGTGCCGGAGTCGTTTAATGTGTTGATTAGAGAGCTTCAAGGATTAGGTCTCGAAATTCGAATTGATGATAAAGTGCCTTAATGGATGGCTTAACATAGTTTGCCAAAATTGTTGTAGAGCATTTTTTGATAGGGATAAAGTTTTTTTAATCGAAGAAAAGGAACCGGAATATGGCATTCGCAATCGGAACATCGCCCATAAAGCGTGATTTTACCAGAATAAAGATTAGCGTTGCATCGCCTGAGAGCATTTTAGCGCGTTCTCGTGGCGAAGTTCTTAAGCCGGAGACAATTAATTACCGCACATATAAGCCGGAACGAGACGGCTTGATGTGCGAAAAAATCTTTGGTCCGACGAAAGACTGGGAATGTTATTGTGGAAAGTATAAGCGAGTTCGCTATAAAGGCATTATTTGTGACCGATGTGGAGTTGAAGTAACTTCAAAAAGCGTTAGGCGTGAACGCATGGGGCATATTTCCCTTGCCGTTCCCGTTGTGCATACATGGTTTTTCCGCTCCGTGCCGAGCAAAATCGGTGCGTTGCTCGATTTATCGACAAAAGAGCTTGAGCGTATTATTTATTATGAAGTGTTCGTGGTGATTAATCCCGGTGAGCCTGGCCGCAAGCAAGGTCTGAAAATGATGGACCGGCTCACAGAGGAGCAATATTATCAAATCATCACCGAGTATGAAGACAATCAGGATTTGGATGACGATGATCCCGATAAGTTTGTGGCTAAAATGGGCGGCGAGGCCATCAAAGCCTTGCTCAAGCGCCTCGACCTTGATAGCACAGCAAAAGAATTGCGCCGAATCTTAAAAGAAAGTCAATCGGAGCAAAAGAAAGCCGACGCGCTCAAGCGCTTGAAGGTTGTAGAAGCTTTCAGAGC
Above is a window of Chloroherpeton thalassium ATCC 35110 DNA encoding:
- the nusG gene encoding transcription termination/antitermination protein NusG — its product is MSELDGYDKDELTGSDQNSGDLSGLTGCRWYTVRTYSGHERKVKEHLDKKIDDAGIRDKIPQVYIPYERFVEVKDGKKKSRVKNAFPGYVLIEAVLDKQTRYLVLDAPSVIGFLGVGDEPTPLRPDEVKRLLEPEQEIERKMVTKAPFEVGGAVKIIDGPFNSLTGVIQEVNAEKMKVKVLINFFGRSTPTEVDFSQVKLVTA
- the rplK gene encoding 50S ribosomal protein L11, with protein sequence MAKKIVGYIKLQIPAGGANPAPPVGPALGQKGVNIMEFCKQFNAKTQPQAGMIIPVVITVFSDKSFTFVTKTPPASILLIKEAKLQKGSSEPNRNKVGKVTKEQVRKIAELKMPDLNANTVEAAERMVEGTARSMGITIEG
- the rplA gene encoding 50S ribosomal protein L1; translated protein: MAGKKYQAALQKVKSGEALSIEDAVARIKEITTVKFDATVDVAMNLGVDPKHADQIVRGTVMLPHGLGKTVRVLVMCNAAKEEEARLAGADHVGLAEYVEKIQGGWTDVDVIVATPDVMGEVGKLGKILGPRGLMPNPKSGTVTMDVAKAVNESKAGRIEFRVDKAGNMHAPVGKVSFDNQKLVENAKAFISAIMRAKPSAAKGQYVKSIYLSSTMSPSIQINKEVAV
- the rplJ gene encoding 50S ribosomal protein L10; its protein translation is MNREEKSEIIQSVAEKLSKAQGVYLTEFSGLTVSEISDLRKQFREKDIEYKVVKNTLIKKALAHTKISDKLADGLKNTTAVAFGYDDPIAPAKIIKKYSDGNEKLKFKMASVDGTIFEAGQLDQLSNMLSKTENIGRIAGTINNVISGVPGTVNAVMRNLVSALEQIAKQKAA
- the rplL gene encoding 50S ribosomal protein L7/L12 — its product is MASIDELVEEIGKLTLTEASELVKALEEKFGVSAAPVMVAGGAMPGAAGAAEAPAEEKTEFDVVLKSAGASKINVIKVVRAATGLGLKEAKAVVDEAPSTVKEAMPKADAEKLVKELKEAGAEAEMK
- the rpoB gene encoding DNA-directed RNA polymerase subunit beta, which codes for MQRVSFAKIPKVIEPPDLLKVQLSSYRSFLQDDLPSDQRNDQGLERVLRSTFPITDTRGLFLLEYISYSIDKPKYTVEECIERGLTYDVSLKTRLKLSYKDEPEEVDWKETIVQDVYLGKIPYMTERGTFIINGAERVIVAQLHRSPGVVFSEATHPNGKKMYSAKIVPLRGSWIEFQTDINNQLFVYIDQKKKFLATSLLRAIGFPRDEDILRVFDLVETLPVDPNSENEHLIGRYLASDIIDMATGEVISARTSIGEDEVQKIIEAGIQRVKVSRTEKETKLDKSVITTTLLKDKASTEEEALEMIYQELRANEAPDIESARGLLERTFFNLKKYDLGDVGRYRINKKLRYELADIQKFVKQMPDLDEISKGIEDRIARLVYEVDGKPLDSDVTVLTHYDIISIILYLIKLLNGKTEVDDVDHLANRRVRTVGEQLSAQFLVGLARMAKNAKEKLNARDAEKITPGDLVNARTVSSVISSFFATSQLSQFMDQTNPLAELTNKRRVSALGPGGLTRERAGFEVRDVHYTHYGRLCPIETPEGPNIGLISSFCIFAEVNDKGFIETPYRPVKEGQVQDEVLFLSAEDEESKVTVPVNVKLDANNKIALETVQARRKGDYPVVEAEEVDYIDVAPNQIVSAAASLIPFLEHDDANRALMGSNMQRQAVPLLISDSPYVGTGLEEKVARDSRTIIVAEGPGVVEKVTAHTVTIRYDKKVDDDNIEGSLLDTEETIKSYPMIKFSRSNQDTCINQKPIVSKGQRVKKGDVLADGSSTEHGELALGKNVLVAFMPWRGYNFEDAIVLSERLVYDDVFTSIHIHEFEATVRDTKRGEEQFTRDIYNVSEEALRNLDENGIIRVGAEVKEKDILIGKITPKGETDPTPEEKLLRAIFGEKSSDVKDASLHVPPGMKGVVIKTKLFSRKKKVGVDNKVKLEKLEKFFARKENELKEKFLTRLEHYLGGKESIGVKTLSGDVEIRRGNVFSKANLEPLVSIPRLEKIDADHGFVEAAKLNGTVKRLIQEYRMRHKSLQDEYDNERYKLNVGDELQPGIEELAKVYIAQKRKIQVGDKMAGRHGNKGVVGKVVPVEDMPFMADGTPVDIVLNPLGVPSRMNIGQLFETSLGWAASKLGVKFATPIFDGATYAEVQQKLKDAGLPVHGKIKLHDGRTGEPFDDEVTVGYIYMMKLSHLVDDKIHARSTGPYSLITQQPLGGKAQFGGQRFGEMEVWALEAYGASHILQEVLTVKSDDVSGRTRTYEAIVKGQNLPDPNVPESFNVLIRELQGLGLEIRIDDKVP